From a single Metopolophium dirhodum isolate CAU chromosome 6, ASM1992520v1, whole genome shotgun sequence genomic region:
- the LOC132947568 gene encoding uncharacterized protein LOC132947568 produces MVPIYYLDETWVNAGETTKKTWVDKTVNSPRDAFLKGLTTGQKEPSGKGKRLIVLHIGSSDGFVPGGLLYFESKTNSAGYHNEMNGDTFYEWFVNILPSLKENAVVVVDNAPYHSVKTDTIPNMSWKKQKLIDWLENKGQIIDSDNVVKSQLMDKVEL; encoded by the coding sequence ATGGTACCCATATACTATTTAGACGAAACGTGGGTCAATGCCGGTGAAACGACCAAAAAAACATGGGTCGACAAGACCGTCAATTCACCACGGGACGCATTCCTGAAGGGGCTCACCACAGGTCAAAAGGAGCCTTCAGGGAAGGGCAAACGACTCATTGTGTTGCACATTGGGTCGTCTGACGGCTTTGTTCCAGGAGGCCTTTTATACTTCGAATCCAAGACGAATTCCGCAGGCTACCACAATGAGATGAACGGTGACACATTTTATGAATGGTTTGTCAATATTCTACCGTCTTTAAAAGAAAATGCCGTCGTCGTCGTGGACAATGCTCCTTACCATAGTGTGAAAACGGACACTATTCCAAATATGTcttggaaaaaacaaaaattaatcgACTGGCTGGAAAATAAAGGCCAGATCATAGACAGCGATAACGTGGTCAAATCACAGCTGATGGATAAAGTCGAACTTTGA